From Carya illinoinensis cultivar Pawnee chromosome 5, C.illinoinensisPawnee_v1, whole genome shotgun sequence, one genomic window encodes:
- the LOC122309905 gene encoding uncharacterized protein LOC122309905 isoform X1, translating to MAAIHNLAVILKNPLNHAEFLLVKQTRPNRFGDEEYDSFVDSELWDLPSTRLNLLEGESESQIVVVGAESCSEKINLRKLDIDSALDRVLDQVGLAATDGGEWKFWKYVEEPEFGPGFPVHNVFITGQLVAGKNLQELCKWMSVETCLSWLLEVKPSSNRMGPLVVVGLINDSMQPADQIVPPILRYQEYPPGVKVIPIGSKTAKPFHTTNLIVFAPENVSNENEKNSFVASGDALIVDPGCRSEFHKELQKIVAALPRKIIVFVTHHHRDHVEGLSIIQKCNPDATLLTHENTMRRIGKGDWSLGYTSVSGAEDICIGGQRLRVIFAPGHTDGHMALLHVSTNSLIVGDHCVGQGSSLLDFRSGGNMSQYFQTTYKFLELSPHALIPMHGRVNLWPKHMLCGYLKNRRSRETSILKAIENGAETLFDIVSDVYSDVDRSAWIAAASNVRLHVDYLAQQDKLPEAFSVQKFHKTWPWFLSGWVWEYISYGFRLNYQKLRTWTLLISGIVAIFAVLYSVNKFNSK from the exons ATGGCGGCAATTCACAACCTCGCGGTAATCCTCAAGAACCCGCTTAACCACGCGGAATTTCTCCTCGTCAAACAGACGCGCCCGAATAGATTTGGCGACGAAGAGTACGATTCCTTCGTGGATTCCGAGCTCTGGGACCTCCCCTCCACCCGGCTGAACCTTTTGGAGGGAGAATCCGAGTCCCAGATTGTCGTGGTGGGCGCCGAGTCGTGTTCGGAGAAGATCAATCTGAGGAAACTTGATATCGATTCTGCTCTGGACCGG GTATTGGATCAAGTGGGGCTTGCGGCAACTGATGGGGGAGAATGGAAATTCTGGAAGTATGTGGAGGAACCTGAATTTGGACCAGGTTTTCCGGTTCATAATGTGTTTATTACAGGACAATTGGTGGCTGGGAAAAATCTACAAG AGTTGTGCAAGTGGATGTCAGTTGAAACATGTCTGAGCTGGCTTCTGGAAGTGAAACCAAGTAGCAATCGCATGGGACCTCTGGTAGTTGTTGGTCTGATAAATGATTCGATGCAGCCTGCAGATCAGATAGTCCCACCCATCTTACGGTATCAG GAGTACCCTCCTGGTGTTAAAGTTATACCTATTGGAAGTAAGACAGCAAAGCCTTTTCATACAACAAACTTGATCGTATTTGCCCCTGAAAATGTTTcaaatgaaaatgagaaaaatagttTTGTTGCTAGTGGGGATGCATTGATAGTGGATCCAGGATGCCGGTCTGAATTCCATAAAGAG CTCCAAAAAATAGTTGCTGCTTTGCCACGAAAGATCATTGTCTTTGTTACCCATCACCATCGGGATCATGTAGAAG GTCTTTCAATCATCCAAAAGTGCAATCCTGACGCGACACTATTAACACATGAAAATACAATGCGACGCATTGGAAAAG GTGACTGGTCCCTTGGCTATACCTCAGTTTCTGGAGCAGAAGACATTTGCATTGGTGGTCAACGATTAAGAGTCATTTTTGCACCG GGACATACAGATGGCCACATGGCACTGCTTCATGTGAGTACCAACTCATTGATTGTCGGTGATCATTGCGTTGG TCAAGGAAGTTCTCTCTTGGACTTTCGTTCTGGTGGAAATATGAGT CAATACTTCCAGACAACTTACAAATTTTTGGAGCTTTCCCCTCATGCTTTGATTCCTATGCACGGGAGAGTTAACCTTTGGCCAAAGCACATGCTTTGTGGATATCTCAa GAACCGCAGAAGTAGAGAAACTTCCATCTTGAAAGCGATTGAAAATGGAGCAGAAACATTGTTTGACATAGTTTCAGATGTATACTCTGACGTTGATCGCAGTGCATGGATTGCTGCTGCATCAAATGTGAGGCTTCATGTGGATTATCTGGCCCAGCAAGATAAGTTACCAGAG GCATTTTCTGTCCAGAAGTTCCACAAAACTTGGCCGTGGTTCCTTTCCGGATGGGTCTGGGAATATATTAGTTATGGTTTCCGGCTAAATTATCAGAAGTTAAGGACATGGACATTACTTATTTCTGGTATCGTTGCTATATTTGCTGTGTTGTACTCGGTTAACAAATTTAATTCCAAATGA
- the LOC122309157 gene encoding glycosyltransferase BC10-like: MKGQNQKPINSVSKLLNCQLHLHYILLYFVLFGCGLTFGVILSFYLKSVSLSLQFVHLSFSSNLPPSILPSSQLVDQPSLTAGTSSTDRIGLKEYLEPPSVMHDMDDEELLWRASMVPRIREYPFDRVPKVAFMFLTRGPVILGPLWEKFFKGHEGFYTIYVHSNPSYNGSYPESPVFQGRRIPSKEVQWGKVNMIEAERRLLANALLDISNQRFILLSESCIPLFNFSTVYSYLLNSTQNYIMAYDDPSLAGRGRYIPRMRPEITLRQWRKGSQWFEMDRDLATEVVSDQKYFSIFQKLCRGTSCYADEHYLPTFVSIKFWETNSNRSLTWVDWSKGGPHPAKFYRTDVTVERLKMLRSGSKCEYRGNTTNICFLFARKFLPGTLDRLLRFAPKLMHFNN, encoded by the exons ATGAAGGGTCAAAACCAGAAACCAATAAACTCAGTTTCCAAGCTCTTAAATTGCCAGTTACATCTCCATTATATACTCCTCTATTTCGTCCTCTTTGGTTGTGGTTTAACGTTTGGGGTCATACTCAGTTTCTACCTCAAAAGCGTTTCACTTAGTCTACAATTCGTCCATTTGTCGTTTTCTTCAAACTTACCGCCATCAATATTACCATCATCGCAATTGGTGGATCAGCCGAGTTTGACAGCAGGAACTTCGTCGACGGATCGCATAGGACTGAAAGAGTATCTGGAGCCGCCTAGTGTTATGCACGACATGGATGATGAGGAACTGCTTTGGCGAGCTTCAATGGTTCCTCGGATTCGAGAATATCCGTTTGATAGAGTTCCAAAGGTTGCGTTCATGTTCTTGACGAGGGGACCTGTTATTTTGGGTCCTCTGTGGGAGAAATTCTTCAAGGGGCATGAAGGGTTCTACACAATTTACGTGCACTCAAATCCGTCTTATAACGGATCATATCCTGAAAGTCCCGTATTTCAAGGCCGAAGAATTCCTAGCAAG GAAGTTCAATGGGGAAAAGTGAACATGATAGAGGCTGAGCGCCGGCTACTAGCCAACGCCCTTCTTGATATCTCAAACCAACGTTTCATACTTCTCTCGGAGTCATGCATTCCTCTCTTCAACTTCTCCACCGTTTACTCCTACCTTCTCAACTCCACCCAAAACTATATCATGGCTTATGATGATCCCAGCCTCGCTGGTCGAGGACGCTACATTCCTCGTATGAGACCCGAGATCACACTTCGGCAATGGAGAAAAGGGTCCCAATGGTTCGAGATGGACCGAGACCTAGCCACTGAAGTAGTCTCAGaccaaaaatatttctcaatttttCAGAAGCTTTGCCGCGGTACTTCATGTTATGCAGATGAACATTACTTGCCAACTTTTGTGAGCATCAAGTTTTGGGAGACGAATTCAAACAGGAGTTTGACTTGGGTAGACTGGTCAAAGGGTGGCCCCCATCCAGCTAAGTTTTATAGAACAGATGTGACAGTCGAGCGCTTGAAGATGTTGAGGAGCGGAAGCAAGTGCGAGTATAGAGGAAACACAACCAATATTTGCTTTCTGTTTGCCAGGAAATTTTTGCCTGGTACTCTGGACAGGCTCCTGAGGTTTGCTCCAAAGCTCATGCACTTCAACAATTAA
- the LOC122309905 gene encoding uncharacterized protein LOC122309905 isoform X2 — protein sequence MAAIHNLAVILKNPLNHAEFLLVKQTRPNRFGDEEYDSFVDSELWDLPSTRLNLLEGESESQIVVVGAESCSEKINLRKLDIDSALDRVLDQVGLAATDGGEWKFWKYVEEPEFGPGFPVHNVFITGQLVAGKNLQELCKWMSVETCLSWLLEVKPSSNRMGPLVVVGLINDSMQPADQIVPPILRYQEYPPGVKVIPIGSKTAKPFHTTNLIVFAPENVSNENEKNSFVASGDALIVDPGCRSEFHKELQKIVAALPRKIIVFVTHHHRDHVEGLSIIQKCNPDATLLTHENTMRRIGKGDWSLGYTSVSGAEDICIGGQRLRVIFAPGHTDGHMALLHVSTNSLIVGDHCVGQGSSLLDFRSGGNMSQYFQTTYKFLELSPHALIPMHGRVNLWPKHMLCGYLKNRRSRETSILKAIENGAETLFDIVSDVYSDVDRSAWIAAASNVRLHVDYLAQQDKLPEGFSLETFDGSFSSFAEKVGKLEPK from the exons ATGGCGGCAATTCACAACCTCGCGGTAATCCTCAAGAACCCGCTTAACCACGCGGAATTTCTCCTCGTCAAACAGACGCGCCCGAATAGATTTGGCGACGAAGAGTACGATTCCTTCGTGGATTCCGAGCTCTGGGACCTCCCCTCCACCCGGCTGAACCTTTTGGAGGGAGAATCCGAGTCCCAGATTGTCGTGGTGGGCGCCGAGTCGTGTTCGGAGAAGATCAATCTGAGGAAACTTGATATCGATTCTGCTCTGGACCGG GTATTGGATCAAGTGGGGCTTGCGGCAACTGATGGGGGAGAATGGAAATTCTGGAAGTATGTGGAGGAACCTGAATTTGGACCAGGTTTTCCGGTTCATAATGTGTTTATTACAGGACAATTGGTGGCTGGGAAAAATCTACAAG AGTTGTGCAAGTGGATGTCAGTTGAAACATGTCTGAGCTGGCTTCTGGAAGTGAAACCAAGTAGCAATCGCATGGGACCTCTGGTAGTTGTTGGTCTGATAAATGATTCGATGCAGCCTGCAGATCAGATAGTCCCACCCATCTTACGGTATCAG GAGTACCCTCCTGGTGTTAAAGTTATACCTATTGGAAGTAAGACAGCAAAGCCTTTTCATACAACAAACTTGATCGTATTTGCCCCTGAAAATGTTTcaaatgaaaatgagaaaaatagttTTGTTGCTAGTGGGGATGCATTGATAGTGGATCCAGGATGCCGGTCTGAATTCCATAAAGAG CTCCAAAAAATAGTTGCTGCTTTGCCACGAAAGATCATTGTCTTTGTTACCCATCACCATCGGGATCATGTAGAAG GTCTTTCAATCATCCAAAAGTGCAATCCTGACGCGACACTATTAACACATGAAAATACAATGCGACGCATTGGAAAAG GTGACTGGTCCCTTGGCTATACCTCAGTTTCTGGAGCAGAAGACATTTGCATTGGTGGTCAACGATTAAGAGTCATTTTTGCACCG GGACATACAGATGGCCACATGGCACTGCTTCATGTGAGTACCAACTCATTGATTGTCGGTGATCATTGCGTTGG TCAAGGAAGTTCTCTCTTGGACTTTCGTTCTGGTGGAAATATGAGT CAATACTTCCAGACAACTTACAAATTTTTGGAGCTTTCCCCTCATGCTTTGATTCCTATGCACGGGAGAGTTAACCTTTGGCCAAAGCACATGCTTTGTGGATATCTCAa GAACCGCAGAAGTAGAGAAACTTCCATCTTGAAAGCGATTGAAAATGGAGCAGAAACATTGTTTGACATAGTTTCAGATGTATACTCTGACGTTGATCGCAGTGCATGGATTGCTGCTGCATCAAATGTGAGGCTTCATGTGGATTATCTGGCCCAGCAAGATAAGTTACCAGAG GGCTTCTCTTTAGAAACTTTTGATGGAAGTTTTTCTTCATTTGCGGAGAAAGTGGGTAAATTGGAACCCAAGTGA
- the LOC122311690 gene encoding zinc finger protein BRUTUS-like has product MAGRIASQQNFPPATAGEGFGEDDVLGFSPSFRDPENQVFGCEHYKRNCKIRAACCGKLYTCRFCHDKSSDHSMDRKATAEMMCMRCLKIQPLGPVCSTPSCGELSMAKYYCSTCKFFDDERAVYHCPFCNICRVGKGLGTDYFHCMTCNCCLSTKVVDHDCVENCLKTTCPVCSEFMFTSSTSVRILPCGHCIHAACFKDYKTRSHMNTCPNCIEPSGDEGTKPKPPKNRKGNKPNIGDSRL; this is encoded by the exons ATGGCCGG GCGGATAGCTTCTCAGCAAAACTTCCCACCGGCGACAGCAGGTGAAGGTTTTGGTGAAGATGATGTACTTGGATTTTCTCCATCATTTCGTGATCCGGAGAACCAGGTATTTGGGTGTGAGCATTACAAAAGAAACTGCAAGATCCGTGCTGCTTGCTGCGGCAAGTTGTATACATGCAGGTTTTGCCATGACAAAAGCAGTGACCATTCGATGGATAG GAAAGCTACTGCTGAAATGATGTGTATGCGCTGCCTGAAAATCCAGCCTCTAGGACCGGTTTGCTCGACTCCCTCCTGTGGTGAACTCTCAATGGCAAAGTACTATTGCAGTACTTGCAAGTTTTTTGATGATGAAAG GGCAGTTTATCATTGCCCTTTCTGCAATATATGCCGTGTAGGGAAGGGTCTTGGAACAGACTATTTCCATTGCATGACATGCAATTGTTGCCTCTCGACGAAGGTGGTGGATCATGACTGCGTGGAGAATTGTTTGAAAACGACATGTCCTGTCTGTTCTGAATTCATGTTCACATCCTCGACAAGTGTCAGAATTCTTCCTTGTGGCCATTGTATACATGCAGCTTGCTTCAAG GATTACAAGACTCGCAGCCACATGAACACCTGCCCAAACTGTATCGAACCTTCTGGAGATGAGGGG ACCAAGCCAAAACCTCcaaaaaacagaaaaggaaacaaaCCCAATATCGGTGATTCCCGATTATGA